A stretch of Pseudomonadota bacterium DNA encodes these proteins:
- a CDS encoding response regulator: protein MSRILVIDDESGIRAVIQTVLTREGHSVRCANDGKAGLAAFQQDKPDLVITDIIMPEKEGIETIQTIRKLDPRTPIIAISGGGRAANADFLPLAAKFGATATLAKPFGAAALLDVVRSVLSASGH, encoded by the coding sequence ATGTCTCGCATCTTGGTGATCGATGATGAAAGCGGGATCAGGGCGGTGATCCAGACCGTGCTCACGCGCGAAGGGCATTCCGTTCGCTGCGCCAATGACGGCAAGGCGGGGCTTGCCGCCTTCCAGCAGGACAAGCCGGATCTGGTGATCACCGACATCATCATGCCGGAGAAAGAGGGCATCGAGACGATCCAGACGATCCGCAAGCTCGACCCGCGGACCCCGATCATCGCCATTTCGGGTGGAGGACGCGCGGCGAATGCCGACTTCCTGCCGCTCGCCGCCAAGTTCGGCGCCACCGCGACCCTGGCGAAGCCGTTCGGGGCGGCGGCTCTGCTGGACGTCGTTCGCAGCGTGTTGTCGGCATCGGGTCACTGA